A stretch of Eleutherodactylus coqui strain aEleCoq1 chromosome 2, aEleCoq1.hap1, whole genome shotgun sequence DNA encodes these proteins:
- the LOC136610230 gene encoding olfactory receptor 1J4-like: MNDCPNGSSKQEFTVVAFSMSSTGPLELFLGILIIYLITVLGNLTIIFLVCLVPKLHTPMYFFLSNLAVADVTSTSTCVPKLLFITLTQDHRISFSCCMTQIFFFIFGGDAEVFMLTSMAYDRYVAICKPLQYHTIMRKNMYIAMAASCWLLGALNALLHMLLTSVLEFCHSHEINNFFCDLKSVIVLSTTNTESRKLLMFCEVFLIIFASFILIIISYVFIFSTILKIRSSAGRMKAFSSCTSHLITVILYYGPLMFLYMQTDSEDSEEQGMLLSMIYLVVVPMLNPLVYSLRNKEVWGAIVMLTNQKVIRISLL, translated from the coding sequence ATGAATGACTGCCCAAATGGAAGCTCTAAGCAGGAATTTACTGTTGTCGCCTTTTCAATGTCTTCAACCGGCCCACTTGAGCTCTTTCTTGGAATTTTGATTATTTATTTAATTACTGTTTTGGGGAACTTGACAATAATTTTTCTTGTATGTTTGGTACCGAAATTGCACACCCCGATGTATTTCTTCTTGAGTAACCTTGCTGTTGCAGATGTCACATCCACCTCTACTTGTGTCCCTAAACTACTTTTTATCACACTGACTCAGGATCACAGAATCTCTTTTAGTTGCTGTATGACACAAATATTTTTCTTTATCTTCGGTGGGGATGCTGAGGTTTTCATGCTTACATCaatggcctatgatcgctatgtggCAATATGTAAGCCTTTACAATACCACACAATAATGAGAAAGAATATGTACATTGCAATGGCGGCTTCCTGTTGGTTACTTGGAGCTTTAAATGCTCTATTACATATGTTACTTACATCTGTTCTAGAATTTTGCCATTCACATGAAATCAATAATTTCTTCTGTGACCTGAAATCAGTGATTGTTCTTTCCACTACTAACACTGAAAGCCGCAAACTCCTCATGTTCTGTGAGGTTTTCCTTATTATCTTTGCGTCGTTTATACTTATCATTATATCATATGTCTTTATCTTCTCCACCATATTGAAAATCCGCTCCTCTGCAGGACGTATGAAAGCTTTCTCCAGCTGCACCTCCCACCTCATCACAGTTATATTATACTACGGACCACTCATGTTCTTATATATGCAAACGGACTCAGAAGACTCTGAGGAACAGGGCATGTTGCTTTCAATGATTTATCTGGTTGTAGTTCCTATGTTGAACCCCCTGGTCTATAGTCTGAGAAATAAAGAGGTTTGGGGGGCCATTGTAATGTTAACAAATCAAAAGGTAATAAGAATCTCGCTACTTTGA